The following proteins come from a genomic window of Macaca thibetana thibetana isolate TM-01 chromosome 15, ASM2454274v1, whole genome shotgun sequence:
- the VLDLR gene encoding very low-density lipoprotein receptor isoform X2, whose translation MGGWVGWWGGDCASCRGGGALLFPAPFPPNSFPLLLPLSPPRPHLLPPFGRAGNLLCGANGGGGGGGGGTIQAGTMGTSARWALWLLLALCWAPWESGATGTGRKAKCEPSQFQCTNGRCITLLWKCDGDEDCVDGSDEKNCVKKTCAESDFVCNNGQCVPNRWKCDGDPDCEDGSDESPEQCHMRTCRINEISCAAHSTQCIPVSWRCDGENDCDSGEDEENCGNITCSPSEFTCSSGRCISRNFVCNGQDDCSDGSDELDCAPPTCGVHEFQCSTSSCIPISWVCDDDADCSDQSDESLEQCGRQPVIHTKCPASEIQCGSGECIHKKWRCDGDPDCKDGSDEVNCPSRTCRPDQFECEDGSCIHGSRQCNGIRDCVDGSDEVNCKNVNQCLGPGKFKCRSGECIDISKVCNQEQDCRDWSDEPLKECHINECLVNNGGCSHICKDLVIGYECDCAAGFELIDRKTCGDIDECQNPGICSQICINLKGGYKCECSRGYQMDLATGVCKAVGKEPSLIFTNRRDIRKIGLERKEYIQLVEQLRNTVALDADIAAQKLFWADLSQKAIFSASIDDKVGRHVKMIDNVYNPAAIAVDWVYKTIYWTDAASKTISVATLDGTKRKFLFNSDLREPASIAVDPLSGFVYWSDWGEPAKIEKAGMNGFDRRPLVTVDIQWPNGITLDLIKSRLYWLDSKLHMLSSVDLNGQDRRIVLKSLEFLAHPLALTIFEDRVYWIDGENEAVYGANKFTGSELATLVNNLNDAQDIIVYHELVQPSGKNWCEEDMENGGCEYLCLPAPQINDHSPKYTCSCPNGFNLEENGRDCQRINVTTAVSEVSVPPKGTSAAWAILPLLLLVMAAVGGYLMWRNWQHKNMKSMNFDNPVYLKTTEEDLSIDIGRHSASVGHTYPAISVVSTDDDLA comes from the exons atgggtgggtgggttggCTGGTGGGGAGGAGATTGTGCAAGTTGTAGGGGAGGGGGTGCCCTCTTGTTCCCCGCTCCCTTCCCCCCCAActccttccccctccttctccccctttcccctccccgcccccaccttcttcctcctttcGGAAGGGCTGGTAACTTGTTGTGCGGAGCgaacggcggcggcggcggcggcggcggcggcaccATCCAGGCGGGCACCATGGGCACGTCCGCGCGCTGGGCGCTCTGGCTGCTGCTCGCGCTGTGCTGGGCGCCCTGGGAGAGCGGCGCCACCGGAACCG GGAGAAAAGCCAAATGTGAACCCTCCCAATTCCAGTGCACAAATGGTCGCTGTATTACGCTGTTGTGGAAATGTGATGGGGATGAAGACTGTGTTGACGGCAGTGATGAAAAGAACTGTG TAAAGAAGACGTGTGCTGAATCTGACTTCGTGTGCAACAATGGCCAGTGTGTTCCCAACCGATGGAAGTGTGATGGAGATCCTGACTGTGAAGATGGTTCAGATGAAAGTCCAGAACAGTGCC ATATGAGAACATGCCGCATAAATGAAATCAGCTGTGCCGCCCATTCTACTCAGTGTATCCCAGTGTCCTGGAGATGTGATGGTGAAAATGATTGTGACAGTGGAGAAGATGAAGAAAACTGTG GCAATATAACATGTAGCCCCAGTGAGTTCACCTGCTCCAGTGGCCGCTGCATCTCCAGGAACTTTGTATGCAATGGCCAGGATGACTGCAGCGATGGCAGTGATGAGCTGGACTGTGCCCCGCCAACCTGTGGCGTCCATGAGTTCCAGTGCAGCACCTCCTCCTGCATCCCCATCAGCTGGGTATGTGACGATGATGCAGACTGCTCCGACCAATCTGATGAGTCCCTGGAGCAGTGTGGCCGCCAGCCAGTTATACACACCAAGTGTCCAGCCAGCGAAATCCAGTGCGGCTCTGGCGAGTGCATCCATAAGAAGTGGCGATGTGATGGGGACCCTGACTGCAAGGACGGCAGTGATGAGGTCAACTGTC CCTCTCGAACTTGCCGACCTGACCAATTTGAGTGTGAGGATGGCAGCTGCATCCATGGCAGCAGGCAGTGTAATGGCATCCGAGACTGTGTCGATGGTTCCGATGAAGTCAACTGCAAAAATG TCAATCAGTGCTTGGGCCCTGGAAAATTCAAATGCAGAAGTGGAGAATGCATAGATATCAGCAAAGTATGTAACCAGGAGCAGGACTGCAGGGACTGGAGTGATGAGCCCCTGAAAGAATGTC ATATAAACGAATGCTTGGTAAATAATGGCGGATGTTCCCATATCTGCAAAGACCTAGTTATAGGCTACGAGTGTGACTGTGCAGCTGGGTTTGAACTGATAGATAGGAAAACCTGTGGAG ATATTGACGAATGCCAAAATCCAGGAATCTGCAGTCAAATTTGTATCAACTTAAAAGGCGGTTACAAGTGTGAATGTAGTCGTGGCTATCAAATGGATCTTGCCACTGGCGTGTGCAAGGCAGTAG GCAAAGAGCCAAGTCTGATCTTCACTAATCGAAGAGACATCAGGAAGATTGGCTTAGAGAGGAAAGAATATATCCAACTAGTTGAACAGCTAAGAAACACTGTGGCTCTCGATGCTGACATTGCTGCTCAGAAACTATTCTGGGCTGATCTAAGCCAAAAGGCTATCTTCAG TGCCTCAATTGATGACAAGGTTGGTAGACATGTTAAAATGATCGACAATGTCTATAATCCTGCAGCCATTGCTGTTGATTGGGTGTACAAGACCATCTACTGGACTGATGCGGCTTCTAAGACTATTTCAGTAGCTACCCTAGATGGAACCAAGAGGAAGTTCCTGTTTAACTCTGATTTGCGAGAGCCTGCCTCCATAGCTGTGGACCCACTGTCTGG TTTTGTTTACTGGTCAGACTGGGGTGAACCAgctaaaatagaaaaagcaggaATGAATGGATTTGATAGACGTCCACTGGTGACAGTGGATATCCAGTGGCCTAACGGAATTACACTTG ACCTTATAAAAAGCCGCCTCTATTGGCTTGATTCTAAGTTGCACATGTTATCCAGCGTGGACTTGAATGGCCAAGATCGTAGGATAGTACTAAAGTCTCTGGAGTTCCTAGCTCACCCTCTTGCACTAACAATATTTGAG GATCGTGTCTACTGGATAGATGGGGAAAACGAAGCAGTCTATGGTGCCAATAAATTCACTGGATCAGAGCTAGCCACTCTAGTCAACAACCTTAATGATGCCCAAGACATCATTGTCTATCATGAACTTGTACAGCCATCAG GTAAAAATTGGTGTGAAGAAGACATGGAGAATGGAGGATGTGAATACCTATGCCTGCCAGCACCACAGATTAATGATCACTCTCCAAAATATACCTGTTCCTGCCCCAATGGGTTCAATCTAGAGGAAAATGGCCGAGACTGCCAAA GGATCAATGTGACCACAGCAGTATCAGAGGTCAGTGTTCCCCCAAAAGGGACTTCTGCCGCTTGGGCCATTCTTCCTCTCT
- the VLDLR gene encoding very low-density lipoprotein receptor isoform X1 encodes MGGWVGWWGGDCASCRGGGALLFPAPFPPNSFPLLLPLSPPRPHLLPPFGRAGNLLCGANGGGGGGGGGTIQAGTMGTSARWALWLLLALCWAPWESGATGTGRKAKCEPSQFQCTNGRCITLLWKCDGDEDCVDGSDEKNCVKKTCAESDFVCNNGQCVPNRWKCDGDPDCEDGSDESPEQCHMRTCRINEISCAAHSTQCIPVSWRCDGENDCDSGEDEENCGNITCSPSEFTCSSGRCISRNFVCNGQDDCSDGSDELDCAPPTCGVHEFQCSTSSCIPISWVCDDDADCSDQSDESLEQCGRQPVIHTKCPASEIQCGSGECIHKKWRCDGDPDCKDGSDEVNCPSRTCRPDQFECEDGSCIHGSRQCNGIRDCVDGSDEVNCKNVNQCLGPGKFKCRSGECIDISKVCNQEQDCRDWSDEPLKECHINECLVNNGGCSHICKDLVIGYECDCAAGFELIDRKTCGDIDECQNPGICSQICINLKGGYKCECSRGYQMDLATGVCKAVGKEPSLIFTNRRDIRKIGLERKEYIQLVEQLRNTVALDADIAAQKLFWADLSQKAIFSASIDDKVGRHVKMIDNVYNPAAIAVDWVYKTIYWTDAASKTISVATLDGTKRKFLFNSDLREPASIAVDPLSGFVYWSDWGEPAKIEKAGMNGFDRRPLVTVDIQWPNGITLDLIKSRLYWLDSKLHMLSSVDLNGQDRRIVLKSLEFLAHPLALTIFEDRVYWIDGENEAVYGANKFTGSELATLVNNLNDAQDIIVYHELVQPSGKNWCEEDMENGGCEYLCLPAPQINDHSPKYTCSCPNGFNLEENGRDCQSTATTVTYSETKDTNTTEISPTSGLVPGGINVTTAVSEVSVPPKGTSAAWAILPLLLLVMAAVGGYLMWRNWQHKNMKSMNFDNPVYLKTTEEDLSIDIGRHSASVGHTYPAISVVSTDDDLA; translated from the exons atgggtgggtgggttggCTGGTGGGGAGGAGATTGTGCAAGTTGTAGGGGAGGGGGTGCCCTCTTGTTCCCCGCTCCCTTCCCCCCCAActccttccccctccttctccccctttcccctccccgcccccaccttcttcctcctttcGGAAGGGCTGGTAACTTGTTGTGCGGAGCgaacggcggcggcggcggcggcggcggcggcaccATCCAGGCGGGCACCATGGGCACGTCCGCGCGCTGGGCGCTCTGGCTGCTGCTCGCGCTGTGCTGGGCGCCCTGGGAGAGCGGCGCCACCGGAACCG GGAGAAAAGCCAAATGTGAACCCTCCCAATTCCAGTGCACAAATGGTCGCTGTATTACGCTGTTGTGGAAATGTGATGGGGATGAAGACTGTGTTGACGGCAGTGATGAAAAGAACTGTG TAAAGAAGACGTGTGCTGAATCTGACTTCGTGTGCAACAATGGCCAGTGTGTTCCCAACCGATGGAAGTGTGATGGAGATCCTGACTGTGAAGATGGTTCAGATGAAAGTCCAGAACAGTGCC ATATGAGAACATGCCGCATAAATGAAATCAGCTGTGCCGCCCATTCTACTCAGTGTATCCCAGTGTCCTGGAGATGTGATGGTGAAAATGATTGTGACAGTGGAGAAGATGAAGAAAACTGTG GCAATATAACATGTAGCCCCAGTGAGTTCACCTGCTCCAGTGGCCGCTGCATCTCCAGGAACTTTGTATGCAATGGCCAGGATGACTGCAGCGATGGCAGTGATGAGCTGGACTGTGCCCCGCCAACCTGTGGCGTCCATGAGTTCCAGTGCAGCACCTCCTCCTGCATCCCCATCAGCTGGGTATGTGACGATGATGCAGACTGCTCCGACCAATCTGATGAGTCCCTGGAGCAGTGTGGCCGCCAGCCAGTTATACACACCAAGTGTCCAGCCAGCGAAATCCAGTGCGGCTCTGGCGAGTGCATCCATAAGAAGTGGCGATGTGATGGGGACCCTGACTGCAAGGACGGCAGTGATGAGGTCAACTGTC CCTCTCGAACTTGCCGACCTGACCAATTTGAGTGTGAGGATGGCAGCTGCATCCATGGCAGCAGGCAGTGTAATGGCATCCGAGACTGTGTCGATGGTTCCGATGAAGTCAACTGCAAAAATG TCAATCAGTGCTTGGGCCCTGGAAAATTCAAATGCAGAAGTGGAGAATGCATAGATATCAGCAAAGTATGTAACCAGGAGCAGGACTGCAGGGACTGGAGTGATGAGCCCCTGAAAGAATGTC ATATAAACGAATGCTTGGTAAATAATGGCGGATGTTCCCATATCTGCAAAGACCTAGTTATAGGCTACGAGTGTGACTGTGCAGCTGGGTTTGAACTGATAGATAGGAAAACCTGTGGAG ATATTGACGAATGCCAAAATCCAGGAATCTGCAGTCAAATTTGTATCAACTTAAAAGGCGGTTACAAGTGTGAATGTAGTCGTGGCTATCAAATGGATCTTGCCACTGGCGTGTGCAAGGCAGTAG GCAAAGAGCCAAGTCTGATCTTCACTAATCGAAGAGACATCAGGAAGATTGGCTTAGAGAGGAAAGAATATATCCAACTAGTTGAACAGCTAAGAAACACTGTGGCTCTCGATGCTGACATTGCTGCTCAGAAACTATTCTGGGCTGATCTAAGCCAAAAGGCTATCTTCAG TGCCTCAATTGATGACAAGGTTGGTAGACATGTTAAAATGATCGACAATGTCTATAATCCTGCAGCCATTGCTGTTGATTGGGTGTACAAGACCATCTACTGGACTGATGCGGCTTCTAAGACTATTTCAGTAGCTACCCTAGATGGAACCAAGAGGAAGTTCCTGTTTAACTCTGATTTGCGAGAGCCTGCCTCCATAGCTGTGGACCCACTGTCTGG TTTTGTTTACTGGTCAGACTGGGGTGAACCAgctaaaatagaaaaagcaggaATGAATGGATTTGATAGACGTCCACTGGTGACAGTGGATATCCAGTGGCCTAACGGAATTACACTTG ACCTTATAAAAAGCCGCCTCTATTGGCTTGATTCTAAGTTGCACATGTTATCCAGCGTGGACTTGAATGGCCAAGATCGTAGGATAGTACTAAAGTCTCTGGAGTTCCTAGCTCACCCTCTTGCACTAACAATATTTGAG GATCGTGTCTACTGGATAGATGGGGAAAACGAAGCAGTCTATGGTGCCAATAAATTCACTGGATCAGAGCTAGCCACTCTAGTCAACAACCTTAATGATGCCCAAGACATCATTGTCTATCATGAACTTGTACAGCCATCAG GTAAAAATTGGTGTGAAGAAGACATGGAGAATGGAGGATGTGAATACCTATGCCTGCCAGCACCACAGATTAATGATCACTCTCCAAAATATACCTGTTCCTGCCCCAATGGGTTCAATCTAGAGGAAAATGGCCGAGACTGCCAAA GTACTGCAACTACTGTGACTTACAGTGAGACAAAAGATACGAACACAACAGAAATTTCACCAACTAGTGGACTAGTTCCTGGAG GGATCAATGTGACCACAGCAGTATCAGAGGTCAGTGTTCCCCCAAAAGGGACTTCTGCCGCTTGGGCCATTCTTCCTCTCT
- the VLDLR gene encoding very low-density lipoprotein receptor isoform X4, translating to MGGWVGWWGGDCASCRGGGALLFPAPFPPNSFPLLLPLSPPRPHLLPPFGRAGNLLCGANGGGGGGGGGTIQAGTMGTSARWALWLLLALCWAPWESGATGTGRKAKCEPSQFQCTNGRCITLLWKCDGDEDCVDGSDEKNCVKKTCAESDFVCNNGQCVPNRWKCDGDPDCEDGSDESPEQCRNITCSPSEFTCSSGRCISRNFVCNGQDDCSDGSDELDCAPPTCGVHEFQCSTSSCIPISWVCDDDADCSDQSDESLEQCGRQPVIHTKCPASEIQCGSGECIHKKWRCDGDPDCKDGSDEVNCPSRTCRPDQFECEDGSCIHGSRQCNGIRDCVDGSDEVNCKNVNQCLGPGKFKCRSGECIDISKVCNQEQDCRDWSDEPLKECHINECLVNNGGCSHICKDLVIGYECDCAAGFELIDRKTCGDIDECQNPGICSQICINLKGGYKCECSRGYQMDLATGVCKAVGKEPSLIFTNRRDIRKIGLERKEYIQLVEQLRNTVALDADIAAQKLFWADLSQKAIFSASIDDKVGRHVKMIDNVYNPAAIAVDWVYKTIYWTDAASKTISVATLDGTKRKFLFNSDLREPASIAVDPLSGFVYWSDWGEPAKIEKAGMNGFDRRPLVTVDIQWPNGITLDLIKSRLYWLDSKLHMLSSVDLNGQDRRIVLKSLEFLAHPLALTIFEDRVYWIDGENEAVYGANKFTGSELATLVNNLNDAQDIIVYHELVQPSGKNWCEEDMENGGCEYLCLPAPQINDHSPKYTCSCPNGFNLEENGRDCQRINVTTAVSEVSVPPKGTSAAWAILPLLLLVMAAVGGYLMWRNWQHKNMKSMNFDNPVYLKTTEEDLSIDIGRHSASVGHTYPAISVVSTDDDLA from the exons atgggtgggtgggttggCTGGTGGGGAGGAGATTGTGCAAGTTGTAGGGGAGGGGGTGCCCTCTTGTTCCCCGCTCCCTTCCCCCCCAActccttccccctccttctccccctttcccctccccgcccccaccttcttcctcctttcGGAAGGGCTGGTAACTTGTTGTGCGGAGCgaacggcggcggcggcggcggcggcggcggcaccATCCAGGCGGGCACCATGGGCACGTCCGCGCGCTGGGCGCTCTGGCTGCTGCTCGCGCTGTGCTGGGCGCCCTGGGAGAGCGGCGCCACCGGAACCG GGAGAAAAGCCAAATGTGAACCCTCCCAATTCCAGTGCACAAATGGTCGCTGTATTACGCTGTTGTGGAAATGTGATGGGGATGAAGACTGTGTTGACGGCAGTGATGAAAAGAACTGTG TAAAGAAGACGTGTGCTGAATCTGACTTCGTGTGCAACAATGGCCAGTGTGTTCCCAACCGATGGAAGTGTGATGGAGATCCTGACTGTGAAGATGGTTCAGATGAAAGTCCAGAACAGTGCC GCAATATAACATGTAGCCCCAGTGAGTTCACCTGCTCCAGTGGCCGCTGCATCTCCAGGAACTTTGTATGCAATGGCCAGGATGACTGCAGCGATGGCAGTGATGAGCTGGACTGTGCCCCGCCAACCTGTGGCGTCCATGAGTTCCAGTGCAGCACCTCCTCCTGCATCCCCATCAGCTGGGTATGTGACGATGATGCAGACTGCTCCGACCAATCTGATGAGTCCCTGGAGCAGTGTGGCCGCCAGCCAGTTATACACACCAAGTGTCCAGCCAGCGAAATCCAGTGCGGCTCTGGCGAGTGCATCCATAAGAAGTGGCGATGTGATGGGGACCCTGACTGCAAGGACGGCAGTGATGAGGTCAACTGTC CCTCTCGAACTTGCCGACCTGACCAATTTGAGTGTGAGGATGGCAGCTGCATCCATGGCAGCAGGCAGTGTAATGGCATCCGAGACTGTGTCGATGGTTCCGATGAAGTCAACTGCAAAAATG TCAATCAGTGCTTGGGCCCTGGAAAATTCAAATGCAGAAGTGGAGAATGCATAGATATCAGCAAAGTATGTAACCAGGAGCAGGACTGCAGGGACTGGAGTGATGAGCCCCTGAAAGAATGTC ATATAAACGAATGCTTGGTAAATAATGGCGGATGTTCCCATATCTGCAAAGACCTAGTTATAGGCTACGAGTGTGACTGTGCAGCTGGGTTTGAACTGATAGATAGGAAAACCTGTGGAG ATATTGACGAATGCCAAAATCCAGGAATCTGCAGTCAAATTTGTATCAACTTAAAAGGCGGTTACAAGTGTGAATGTAGTCGTGGCTATCAAATGGATCTTGCCACTGGCGTGTGCAAGGCAGTAG GCAAAGAGCCAAGTCTGATCTTCACTAATCGAAGAGACATCAGGAAGATTGGCTTAGAGAGGAAAGAATATATCCAACTAGTTGAACAGCTAAGAAACACTGTGGCTCTCGATGCTGACATTGCTGCTCAGAAACTATTCTGGGCTGATCTAAGCCAAAAGGCTATCTTCAG TGCCTCAATTGATGACAAGGTTGGTAGACATGTTAAAATGATCGACAATGTCTATAATCCTGCAGCCATTGCTGTTGATTGGGTGTACAAGACCATCTACTGGACTGATGCGGCTTCTAAGACTATTTCAGTAGCTACCCTAGATGGAACCAAGAGGAAGTTCCTGTTTAACTCTGATTTGCGAGAGCCTGCCTCCATAGCTGTGGACCCACTGTCTGG TTTTGTTTACTGGTCAGACTGGGGTGAACCAgctaaaatagaaaaagcaggaATGAATGGATTTGATAGACGTCCACTGGTGACAGTGGATATCCAGTGGCCTAACGGAATTACACTTG ACCTTATAAAAAGCCGCCTCTATTGGCTTGATTCTAAGTTGCACATGTTATCCAGCGTGGACTTGAATGGCCAAGATCGTAGGATAGTACTAAAGTCTCTGGAGTTCCTAGCTCACCCTCTTGCACTAACAATATTTGAG GATCGTGTCTACTGGATAGATGGGGAAAACGAAGCAGTCTATGGTGCCAATAAATTCACTGGATCAGAGCTAGCCACTCTAGTCAACAACCTTAATGATGCCCAAGACATCATTGTCTATCATGAACTTGTACAGCCATCAG GTAAAAATTGGTGTGAAGAAGACATGGAGAATGGAGGATGTGAATACCTATGCCTGCCAGCACCACAGATTAATGATCACTCTCCAAAATATACCTGTTCCTGCCCCAATGGGTTCAATCTAGAGGAAAATGGCCGAGACTGCCAAA GGATCAATGTGACCACAGCAGTATCAGAGGTCAGTGTTCCCCCAAAAGGGACTTCTGCCGCTTGGGCCATTCTTCCTCTCT
- the VLDLR gene encoding very low-density lipoprotein receptor isoform X3, whose translation MGGWVGWWGGDCASCRGGGALLFPAPFPPNSFPLLLPLSPPRPHLLPPFGRAGNLLCGANGGGGGGGGGTIQAGTMGTSARWALWLLLALCWAPWESGATGTGRKAKCEPSQFQCTNGRCITLLWKCDGDEDCVDGSDEKNCVKKTCAESDFVCNNGQCVPNRWKCDGDPDCEDGSDESPEQCRNITCSPSEFTCSSGRCISRNFVCNGQDDCSDGSDELDCAPPTCGVHEFQCSTSSCIPISWVCDDDADCSDQSDESLEQCGRQPVIHTKCPASEIQCGSGECIHKKWRCDGDPDCKDGSDEVNCPSRTCRPDQFECEDGSCIHGSRQCNGIRDCVDGSDEVNCKNVNQCLGPGKFKCRSGECIDISKVCNQEQDCRDWSDEPLKECHINECLVNNGGCSHICKDLVIGYECDCAAGFELIDRKTCGDIDECQNPGICSQICINLKGGYKCECSRGYQMDLATGVCKAVGKEPSLIFTNRRDIRKIGLERKEYIQLVEQLRNTVALDADIAAQKLFWADLSQKAIFSASIDDKVGRHVKMIDNVYNPAAIAVDWVYKTIYWTDAASKTISVATLDGTKRKFLFNSDLREPASIAVDPLSGFVYWSDWGEPAKIEKAGMNGFDRRPLVTVDIQWPNGITLDLIKSRLYWLDSKLHMLSSVDLNGQDRRIVLKSLEFLAHPLALTIFEDRVYWIDGENEAVYGANKFTGSELATLVNNLNDAQDIIVYHELVQPSGKNWCEEDMENGGCEYLCLPAPQINDHSPKYTCSCPNGFNLEENGRDCQSTATTVTYSETKDTNTTEISPTSGLVPGGINVTTAVSEVSVPPKGTSAAWAILPLLLLVMAAVGGYLMWRNWQHKNMKSMNFDNPVYLKTTEEDLSIDIGRHSASVGHTYPAISVVSTDDDLA comes from the exons atgggtgggtgggttggCTGGTGGGGAGGAGATTGTGCAAGTTGTAGGGGAGGGGGTGCCCTCTTGTTCCCCGCTCCCTTCCCCCCCAActccttccccctccttctccccctttcccctccccgcccccaccttcttcctcctttcGGAAGGGCTGGTAACTTGTTGTGCGGAGCgaacggcggcggcggcggcggcggcggcggcaccATCCAGGCGGGCACCATGGGCACGTCCGCGCGCTGGGCGCTCTGGCTGCTGCTCGCGCTGTGCTGGGCGCCCTGGGAGAGCGGCGCCACCGGAACCG GGAGAAAAGCCAAATGTGAACCCTCCCAATTCCAGTGCACAAATGGTCGCTGTATTACGCTGTTGTGGAAATGTGATGGGGATGAAGACTGTGTTGACGGCAGTGATGAAAAGAACTGTG TAAAGAAGACGTGTGCTGAATCTGACTTCGTGTGCAACAATGGCCAGTGTGTTCCCAACCGATGGAAGTGTGATGGAGATCCTGACTGTGAAGATGGTTCAGATGAAAGTCCAGAACAGTGCC GCAATATAACATGTAGCCCCAGTGAGTTCACCTGCTCCAGTGGCCGCTGCATCTCCAGGAACTTTGTATGCAATGGCCAGGATGACTGCAGCGATGGCAGTGATGAGCTGGACTGTGCCCCGCCAACCTGTGGCGTCCATGAGTTCCAGTGCAGCACCTCCTCCTGCATCCCCATCAGCTGGGTATGTGACGATGATGCAGACTGCTCCGACCAATCTGATGAGTCCCTGGAGCAGTGTGGCCGCCAGCCAGTTATACACACCAAGTGTCCAGCCAGCGAAATCCAGTGCGGCTCTGGCGAGTGCATCCATAAGAAGTGGCGATGTGATGGGGACCCTGACTGCAAGGACGGCAGTGATGAGGTCAACTGTC CCTCTCGAACTTGCCGACCTGACCAATTTGAGTGTGAGGATGGCAGCTGCATCCATGGCAGCAGGCAGTGTAATGGCATCCGAGACTGTGTCGATGGTTCCGATGAAGTCAACTGCAAAAATG TCAATCAGTGCTTGGGCCCTGGAAAATTCAAATGCAGAAGTGGAGAATGCATAGATATCAGCAAAGTATGTAACCAGGAGCAGGACTGCAGGGACTGGAGTGATGAGCCCCTGAAAGAATGTC ATATAAACGAATGCTTGGTAAATAATGGCGGATGTTCCCATATCTGCAAAGACCTAGTTATAGGCTACGAGTGTGACTGTGCAGCTGGGTTTGAACTGATAGATAGGAAAACCTGTGGAG ATATTGACGAATGCCAAAATCCAGGAATCTGCAGTCAAATTTGTATCAACTTAAAAGGCGGTTACAAGTGTGAATGTAGTCGTGGCTATCAAATGGATCTTGCCACTGGCGTGTGCAAGGCAGTAG GCAAAGAGCCAAGTCTGATCTTCACTAATCGAAGAGACATCAGGAAGATTGGCTTAGAGAGGAAAGAATATATCCAACTAGTTGAACAGCTAAGAAACACTGTGGCTCTCGATGCTGACATTGCTGCTCAGAAACTATTCTGGGCTGATCTAAGCCAAAAGGCTATCTTCAG TGCCTCAATTGATGACAAGGTTGGTAGACATGTTAAAATGATCGACAATGTCTATAATCCTGCAGCCATTGCTGTTGATTGGGTGTACAAGACCATCTACTGGACTGATGCGGCTTCTAAGACTATTTCAGTAGCTACCCTAGATGGAACCAAGAGGAAGTTCCTGTTTAACTCTGATTTGCGAGAGCCTGCCTCCATAGCTGTGGACCCACTGTCTGG TTTTGTTTACTGGTCAGACTGGGGTGAACCAgctaaaatagaaaaagcaggaATGAATGGATTTGATAGACGTCCACTGGTGACAGTGGATATCCAGTGGCCTAACGGAATTACACTTG ACCTTATAAAAAGCCGCCTCTATTGGCTTGATTCTAAGTTGCACATGTTATCCAGCGTGGACTTGAATGGCCAAGATCGTAGGATAGTACTAAAGTCTCTGGAGTTCCTAGCTCACCCTCTTGCACTAACAATATTTGAG GATCGTGTCTACTGGATAGATGGGGAAAACGAAGCAGTCTATGGTGCCAATAAATTCACTGGATCAGAGCTAGCCACTCTAGTCAACAACCTTAATGATGCCCAAGACATCATTGTCTATCATGAACTTGTACAGCCATCAG GTAAAAATTGGTGTGAAGAAGACATGGAGAATGGAGGATGTGAATACCTATGCCTGCCAGCACCACAGATTAATGATCACTCTCCAAAATATACCTGTTCCTGCCCCAATGGGTTCAATCTAGAGGAAAATGGCCGAGACTGCCAAA GTACTGCAACTACTGTGACTTACAGTGAGACAAAAGATACGAACACAACAGAAATTTCACCAACTAGTGGACTAGTTCCTGGAG GGATCAATGTGACCACAGCAGTATCAGAGGTCAGTGTTCCCCCAAAAGGGACTTCTGCCGCTTGGGCCATTCTTCCTCTCT